From a region of the Aerosakkonema funiforme FACHB-1375 genome:
- a CDS encoding sensor domain-containing diguanylate cyclase, with product MATRQAVRQIADRRISPKETRRYYRGMEQLVTVVQELSLARNLDAVMAIVKQAARELTGADGATFVLRDRNMCYYAEENAIAPLWKGQRFPMNICIGGWTMLNRQPVQIEDIYADTRIPYQAYQSTFVKSLVMVPIRTLDPIGAIGNYWAKRHQPSPEEVKLLQALADTTAVALENIQVYAELEQRVVERTAELQTAYKELATLADNVPALVARVDRNLRHIFVNQPLTEVCGIPKDEFLGKTFRELKLSPQVWEVWESGVCQVFAVGIPKEVEFPFVSRDGVRYYCTRFVPEFDANGSVETVLGVTYDITESKQTEEEIRRLSLTDDMTGLHNRRGFFLLSEQQLKVACRAHSFCALIFVDLDGLKKINDTLGHDLGSAMIVDAAQLLKSTFREADVVARLGGDEFIILALNCGDSCHAIEPRIITKIDEFNRQEKRPYKLSMSVGILPFDPQTRESMESLVARTDALMYEDKRAKRQCLLS from the coding sequence ATGGCAACTCGTCAGGCTGTTCGACAAATAGCCGATCGCCGGATTTCTCCAAAAGAAACGAGGCGCTACTACCGTGGGATGGAGCAACTTGTCACAGTTGTGCAAGAGCTTTCTTTAGCTCGCAACCTAGACGCCGTTATGGCAATTGTAAAGCAAGCTGCACGAGAACTGACTGGTGCGGACGGAGCTACCTTCGTACTGCGCGACCGCAATATGTGCTACTACGCGGAGGAAAATGCGATCGCGCCACTTTGGAAAGGTCAGCGCTTCCCGATGAATATTTGCATCGGCGGGTGGACGATGTTGAACCGCCAACCGGTGCAGATCGAAGATATTTATGCCGATACGCGCATCCCGTATCAAGCTTATCAATCAACCTTTGTCAAGAGTCTGGTGATGGTGCCGATTCGGACATTAGACCCGATCGGTGCGATCGGCAACTACTGGGCCAAACGACATCAACCCAGTCCGGAAGAAGTAAAGTTGCTACAAGCACTAGCTGACACCACCGCCGTCGCATTGGAAAATATCCAAGTTTACGCCGAACTGGAACAGCGCGTAGTCGAACGTACAGCAGAACTCCAGACCGCATACAAAGAACTGGCCACTTTAGCCGATAACGTACCTGCATTGGTGGCCCGCGTCGATCGCAACCTGCGGCACATCTTTGTCAATCAACCCCTAACAGAAGTCTGCGGCATCCCCAAAGACGAATTCTTGGGTAAAACTTTTCGAGAGTTGAAGTTATCGCCACAGGTATGGGAGGTCTGGGAATCTGGCGTCTGCCAGGTCTTCGCTGTCGGCATCCCCAAAGAAGTCGAGTTTCCTTTTGTCAGTCGCGATGGTGTGCGCTACTATTGCACGCGATTTGTGCCGGAGTTCGACGCCAACGGAAGCGTGGAAACTGTGTTGGGCGTAACTTACGATATTACTGAAAGCAAGCAGACAGAAGAGGAAATTCGTCGCTTGTCTCTCACCGATGATATGACAGGTTTACACAACCGTCGCGGTTTTTTTCTTCTCTCCGAACAGCAATTAAAAGTTGCTTGCCGTGCCCACAGCTTCTGTGCATTAATTTTTGTCGATTTAGATGGTTTGAAAAAAATCAACGACACTTTAGGACACGATTTAGGTTCGGCGATGATTGTTGACGCCGCACAATTACTGAAAAGCACTTTTCGGGAAGCAGATGTGGTGGCGCGTTTGGGTGGTGATGAATTTATTATTCTGGCATTAAACTGCGGCGATAGCTGCCATGCGATCGAACCACGAATTATTACAAAAATTGATGAGTTCAATCGGCAAGAAAAGCGTCCTTATAAATTATCTATGAGTGTTGGTATTTTACCTTTCGATCCTCAAACTAGGGAATCTATGGAAAGTTTAGTAGCCCGAACTGATGCACTGATGTACGAAGACAAACGTGCTAAGCGGCAATGTTTACTTTCTTGA
- the pirA gene encoding arginine synthesis PII-interacting regulator PirA yields MSRINREEVKRTADVHRANIQKRLEQRLEVARSKGDENLIRLLEQEMQQL; encoded by the coding sequence ATGAGCAGAATTAATCGGGAAGAAGTAAAAAGAACTGCTGATGTTCATCGCGCTAACATCCAAAAGAGACTGGAGCAGCGCCTGGAAGTCGCTAGATCGAAGGGTGACGAAAATTTGATCCGCTTGTTGGAACAAGAAATGCAGCAGCTTTAG
- a CDS encoding TldD/PmbA family protein — protein MQDRLLETIAPYRDRVDYLEIRLEQSESTAITFRGPQLDAVDRGFTLAGGIRACHNGGWSFVTFNGLAELKERIEEAISQAKLVGKETTVLAPIEPIKDYVTAELGLDPRGVSLAEKRRLMEGYNQLLLEFDPRIQTTSVNYRDRFGITYFVNSIGTCIAQERLDIQAGFGAIARGEGGLVRQGYESFHSRSDYNALVGIEARVQGAAQRAIRQLEAKSVKGGQYTVVLDPYLSGVFIHEAFGHLSEADFVYENPRMQELLSLGKPLAIEQLNVVDDATLPGLPGSLKYDDEGVPGQRKYLIEKGILTQRLHNRETAAKLQEKPTGNARAINATHPPIVRMTNTAIEAGEHSFDEMIADIQEGVYAVRMLGGQTNGEMFTFAAAEGYMIRNGKIAEPVSDVTLTGNVFQTLKDIEAIGNDSVYLNGGCGKGGQMPLPVSVGGPHIRIKNVVVGGR, from the coding sequence ATGCAGGATCGGTTACTTGAGACGATCGCCCCTTACCGCGATCGCGTTGATTATCTGGAAATTCGATTAGAACAAAGCGAATCAACTGCCATAACTTTTCGTGGCCCACAACTGGATGCGGTCGATCGCGGTTTTACTCTTGCTGGCGGTATTCGCGCTTGTCATAACGGCGGCTGGAGTTTTGTTACTTTTAACGGTTTGGCAGAATTAAAAGAGCGAATTGAAGAAGCTATTTCCCAAGCCAAACTGGTGGGTAAAGAAACTACTGTTTTAGCACCGATCGAACCAATTAAAGACTATGTTACTGCCGAACTCGGACTCGATCCTAGAGGAGTTTCTTTAGCAGAAAAACGCCGTTTAATGGAAGGGTACAATCAGCTGTTGCTGGAATTTGACCCGCGCATTCAAACCACTTCAGTAAATTATCGCGATCGCTTTGGCATCACCTATTTTGTCAATTCGATCGGCACCTGCATCGCCCAAGAAAGGTTAGACATTCAAGCCGGTTTCGGTGCGATTGCTAGAGGAGAAGGCGGTTTGGTGCGACAAGGATACGAATCCTTCCACTCTCGATCGGATTATAATGCTCTGGTGGGAATCGAAGCGCGAGTCCAAGGTGCTGCCCAACGGGCTATCCGTCAGTTGGAAGCAAAATCTGTTAAAGGCGGTCAATATACTGTAGTTTTAGACCCTTACCTTTCCGGTGTTTTCATTCACGAAGCTTTCGGTCATCTTTCGGAAGCAGATTTTGTTTACGAAAATCCGCGAATGCAGGAATTGCTGAGTTTGGGCAAACCTTTGGCGATCGAACAGCTCAATGTAGTAGACGATGCGACTTTGCCAGGATTACCGGGTTCTCTCAAGTATGATGATGAAGGCGTTCCGGGTCAGCGCAAATATTTGATCGAAAAGGGTATCCTCACTCAACGCCTGCATAACCGCGAAACTGCTGCTAAACTCCAAGAAAAACCTACCGGCAATGCGCGTGCGATCAATGCTACCCATCCGCCGATCGTGCGGATGACCAATACCGCGATCGAAGCGGGGGAACACTCTTTTGATGAGATGATTGCCGATATCCAGGAAGGCGTCTATGCTGTGCGGATGTTGGGCGGACAAACTAACGGCGAGATGTTTACTTTTGCCGCAGCTGAAGGTTACATGATTCGCAATGGCAAAATAGCAGAACCCGTCAGCGATGTCACTCTGACGGGTAATGTTTTCCAAACTCTTAAAGATATTGAAGCGATCGGCAATGATTCGGTTTATCTCAACGGCGGTTGCGGTAAGGGCGGACAAATGCCCCTGCCTGTAAGTGTCGGTGGGCCACACATCCGCATCAAAAATGTTGTGGTAGGAGGTCGGTAA
- a CDS encoding WecB/TagA/CpsF family glycosyltransferase — translation MTETPQPFSVLGLPVHLLEDYSGWLLSRLQHQQGCHVVTLNAEMSIQAERNASLASTIRQADLVIPDGSGVVLYLRILGKSVKRCPGIELAESLLWQAGQLGKSWSVFFYGGKPGVAQTAAEMWQRRVPGLKIAGTQHGYLSPEDEQQLHATLKELQPSIILVGLGVPRQELWIAKNRLLCPKAIWIGVGGSLDIWAGIKSRAPAWLRNNHLEWLYRLYQEPWRWRRMLALPQFAWRALVKNLA, via the coding sequence ATGACTGAGACGCCCCAACCGTTCTCGGTACTGGGACTACCGGTACATCTGTTGGAAGACTATTCAGGTTGGCTCCTCTCAAGGTTGCAGCACCAACAAGGCTGTCATGTGGTAACACTCAACGCTGAGATGAGCATCCAGGCAGAACGCAATGCAAGTTTGGCTAGTACGATCCGTCAAGCCGATTTGGTTATTCCTGATGGCTCTGGAGTTGTGCTTTATTTGCGTATACTGGGCAAATCGGTAAAACGTTGTCCGGGAATTGAACTGGCAGAGTCGCTTTTGTGGCAAGCCGGTCAGTTGGGCAAGTCGTGGTCGGTATTTTTCTACGGTGGAAAACCTGGGGTAGCTCAAACAGCCGCAGAAATGTGGCAGCGACGAGTTCCAGGATTGAAAATCGCAGGTACGCAGCACGGCTACCTTTCACCTGAAGACGAACAACAACTGCACGCCACCCTCAAAGAACTACAGCCCAGCATAATTTTAGTTGGTTTGGGCGTGCCGCGCCAAGAATTGTGGATTGCCAAAAATCGCCTCCTTTGTCCCAAAGCAATCTGGATTGGCGTTGGCGGTAGTTTGGATATTTGGGCGGGTATTAAGTCCCGCGCCCCTGCTTGGCTGAGGAACAATCATTTGGAATGGCTGTATCGTTTGTATCAAGAGCCCTGGCGCTGGCGGCGGATGTTAGCTTTACCACAGTTCGCTTGGCGTGCGTTAGTGAAAAATTTGGCTTAG
- a CDS encoding MASE1 domain-containing protein — MPTIQIPMRSWQYFASVGLVAVVHFGAAYSITLIPNLKLEWEIVPIWPPTGVNVAALVLLGSRILPGIALGHFFFYLCFATKWTVAATTALIITLQAWVAAKLLNRVGFHPALNRLRDVLGLVIVAAPLSSFVGNSIAIVSLSLLSGSSLWSKWWSWCLGDIIAILIVTPVLLTWCHSILDFRFGILDWRLSNQCKNSETHQQTHNFTFKISHLKLMEFAVWLALLIGVNWIVFCSKTSLKIADYPLEYLPFTLVIWAAFRFGQTGTSLSAFVGSTIGIFGISRGDGPFLIMESNINSSILYLQAFLAVEAITGLILTATVNERQQSEHKFRELAQTLESKVQERTLELEQKNEELAKSFRKLQETQQQLIQSEKMSSLGHLVAGIAHEINNPVNFIHGNLTHINNYTQDLLEAIALYQDRYPQASPRIQERLEEIDLHFLQEDIGKILSSMKAGTERIRQIVLSLRNFSRLDEAEMKKVDIHEGIKSTLLIVQHRLQNDRTYNYRIQVNEQYSELPAVECYASEMNQVFINIINNAIDSLESRFAKDVIEELERRQIGTLEFIEPTIWIRTSLINNERVKIEITDNGIGMTPEVQSRIFDPFFTTKEVGKGTGLGLSVSYQIVVEKHQGSLKCLSEVGKGTTLEIEIPIRQH, encoded by the coding sequence ATGCCTACTATCCAAATACCGATGCGGTCTTGGCAGTACTTTGCCTCTGTTGGCCTAGTGGCCGTTGTCCACTTCGGCGCAGCTTACTCAATCACTTTAATTCCCAATCTGAAACTGGAATGGGAGATTGTACCTATATGGCCGCCCACAGGGGTTAACGTAGCTGCACTTGTGTTGCTGGGATCGCGGATATTGCCTGGAATCGCACTAGGTCATTTTTTTTTCTACTTGTGTTTTGCCACAAAGTGGACTGTTGCCGCTACCACTGCCTTGATTATTACGCTGCAAGCATGGGTAGCAGCGAAGTTGCTTAACCGCGTTGGTTTCCATCCTGCTTTAAATCGCCTGCGAGATGTTTTGGGATTGGTAATAGTGGCAGCACCGCTATCCTCGTTTGTGGGTAATAGCATTGCGATCGTCAGTTTATCTTTGTTATCCGGGAGCTCACTTTGGTCAAAGTGGTGGAGTTGGTGCCTTGGCGATATCATTGCCATTTTGATTGTGACGCCAGTGTTACTAACGTGGTGTCACTCGATTTTAGATTTTAGATTTGGGATTTTGGATTGGCGTTTGTCGAACCAATGTAAAAACTCAGAAACTCACCAGCAAACTCACAATTTTACATTTAAAATTTCCCATCTAAAATTAATGGAATTCGCTGTTTGGCTGGCGCTGCTTATCGGGGTAAATTGGATAGTATTTTGCTCTAAAACCAGCCTAAAAATTGCCGATTATCCCCTGGAATATTTACCTTTTACTTTAGTAATTTGGGCAGCATTTCGTTTCGGGCAAACAGGAACTTCGCTGTCAGCATTTGTAGGTTCTACTATTGGCATTTTTGGAATATCAAGAGGCGATGGCCCATTTTTAATAATGGAAAGTAATATCAATAGCAGTATCCTTTACCTACAAGCTTTCCTAGCAGTTGAAGCCATCACAGGTCTGATTTTAACCGCTACTGTGAACGAGCGTCAGCAATCGGAACATAAATTTAGAGAACTCGCCCAAACGCTTGAGAGCAAAGTGCAAGAAAGAACATTAGAACTGGAGCAAAAAAATGAAGAACTGGCAAAATCTTTTCGGAAATTGCAAGAAACCCAACAGCAACTGATTCAATCAGAAAAAATGTCAAGTTTGGGCCATTTGGTTGCAGGTATCGCTCACGAAATCAATAACCCAGTCAATTTTATCCACGGCAACCTTACCCACATCAATAACTATACCCAAGATTTGTTAGAAGCGATCGCACTGTATCAAGATCGATATCCCCAAGCTAGTCCCAGAATTCAAGAGCGGCTTGAAGAAATAGATTTACACTTCCTTCAAGAAGACATTGGCAAAATTTTGTCCTCTATGAAAGCGGGAACCGAACGCATCCGGCAGATAGTTTTATCTTTAAGAAATTTCTCGCGCCTGGACGAAGCTGAAATGAAGAAAGTAGACATTCACGAAGGAATTAAAAGTACGTTGTTGATTGTGCAACATCGCTTGCAAAATGATCGTACCTACAATTATCGAATTCAGGTGAACGAGCAATATAGCGAACTGCCCGCAGTGGAATGCTACGCCAGCGAAATGAATCAGGTGTTTATAAATATTATCAACAATGCAATTGACTCTTTGGAGTCACGCTTCGCGAAGGATGTAATAGAGGAGTTGGAACGTAGGCAAATTGGAACATTAGAATTTATTGAGCCTACTATTTGGATTCGCACCAGCTTAATAAATAATGAGCGGGTGAAGATTGAAATCACCGACAACGGTATCGGCATGACCCCAGAAGTCCAGTCTCGAATTTTCGATCCGTTTTTTACTACCAAAGAAGTCGGTAAAGGTACAGGTTTAGGTTTGTCTGTCAGCTATCAAATTGTAGTGGAAAAACATCAAGGATCTCTGAAATGCCTCTCGGAAGTCGGCAAAGGAACAACTTTGGAAATTGAGATTCCCATTCGACAGCATTGA
- a CDS encoding patatin-like phospholipase family protein — protein MAFKFKILSIDGGGIRGIIPAIILAEMEKRTGKRIFEMFDLIAGTSTGGILSLGLTMPNPLAPDLAQYTAKDMVELYRKEGKRIFYEPLSERYTKTDDLIRPKYSSEGREEVLSAYLGETPLKNALKPVFITSYDIEIRRPIFFVSDRSAEKIGEYFRKISSGFKMKQAAMATSAAPSYFEPYHLATIQTDSSFYTLVDGGVFANNPTSLAIMEAIIAARRTGEKLDLNEILVVSMGTGSLTRKYSYDRAKNWGLIGWLEPIINIMMDGMSESVASQLEQLLPYDPGYPKQYYRFQAPLNEANDDMDDGSQENIAKLVDIAQLIIAEQNSNLDRLCEELLR, from the coding sequence ATGGCTTTTAAATTCAAAATATTGTCAATAGACGGTGGCGGTATCCGAGGCATTATCCCAGCAATAATTTTAGCTGAGATGGAAAAACGCACAGGAAAGCGGATTTTTGAAATGTTCGATTTAATCGCCGGAACCTCAACAGGAGGTATCTTGAGTTTGGGCCTTACCATGCCAAATCCGCTGGCTCCCGATTTAGCTCAGTATACAGCAAAGGATATGGTCGAGCTGTATCGAAAAGAAGGAAAACGTATATTTTATGAGCCGTTGAGCGAAAGATATACAAAGACAGATGATTTAATTCGACCAAAATACTCTTCCGAAGGTAGAGAAGAAGTTTTAAGCGCATATTTGGGCGAAACTCCTCTCAAAAATGCGCTTAAACCTGTTTTCATCACCAGCTATGACATTGAAATACGGAGACCTATTTTCTTTGTCAGCGATCGGTCAGCAGAAAAGATAGGGGAATACTTCCGCAAAATTAGCAGTGGCTTTAAAATGAAACAAGCGGCAATGGCTACTTCTGCCGCGCCCAGTTATTTTGAGCCATACCATCTGGCCACAATTCAAACTGACAGCAGTTTCTATACGTTAGTCGATGGGGGAGTTTTCGCCAATAACCCGACATCTTTAGCAATTATGGAAGCCATAATTGCTGCTAGAAGAACTGGGGAGAAGCTAGATCTCAATGAAATCCTGGTGGTATCTATGGGGACGGGTTCGCTAACTCGTAAATACTCATACGATCGCGCTAAAAATTGGGGATTAATTGGCTGGTTAGAACCGATTATCAATATTATGATGGACGGTATGAGCGAATCGGTAGCCAGTCAATTGGAACAATTGCTTCCTTACGATCCCGGTTATCCCAAACAGTACTATCGCTTCCAAGCACCGTTGAATGAAGCTAACGATGATATGGACGATGGCAGCCAAGAAAATATTGCTAAACTGGTAGATATAGCGCAGCTGATTATTGCTGAGCAAAATAGCAATTTGGATCGACTTTGCGAGGAACTTTTGAGGTAG
- a CDS encoding SAM hydrolase/SAM-dependent halogenase family protein, whose product MPVPRLVTLLSDFGLSDVYVGVMKGVIAQINPTLTVIDLSHEIPPQNIAAGQFCLMSAYPYFPDGTVHIAVVDPGVGGNRRAVAIEFANAFLVCPDNGLFSGILSHTPVVAAIALTNREYWRTPTPSKTFHGRDIFASVGAHLASGVPFTELGQKIAPETLVPLPISEYSLTDTGILGCIQYVDRFGNLITNIPAHLVDGKNWFVKAAGLSIPGNKTYSNTPDGSAIALLGSHGCVEIAVSKGNAQSQLQIKLGDAVQIVLH is encoded by the coding sequence ATGCCTGTTCCTAGACTGGTGACTCTCTTAAGCGATTTTGGCCTAAGCGATGTTTATGTAGGTGTAATGAAAGGCGTTATTGCCCAAATCAACCCTACTCTAACTGTAATCGATCTTAGCCATGAAATTCCTCCCCAAAACATTGCTGCAGGTCAATTTTGTCTGATGAGCGCCTACCCGTATTTTCCTGATGGAACGGTACATATTGCCGTTGTCGATCCTGGGGTAGGGGGTAACAGACGTGCAGTGGCGATCGAATTTGCCAATGCTTTTTTAGTTTGCCCGGATAATGGGTTGTTTAGCGGTATTCTCAGTCACACTCCCGTTGTGGCGGCGATCGCACTTACCAATCGAGAATACTGGCGCACGCCAACACCCAGCAAGACTTTTCACGGTCGAGATATTTTTGCCTCCGTGGGAGCTCATCTTGCCAGCGGTGTTCCTTTTACAGAATTGGGACAAAAAATCGCTCCAGAAACCTTGGTGCCATTGCCCATATCAGAATACAGTTTAACAGATACTGGTATTCTAGGCTGCATTCAGTATGTCGATCGCTTCGGCAACTTAATTACAAACATCCCCGCTCATCTCGTTGACGGCAAAAATTGGTTTGTTAAAGCCGCTGGGTTAAGTATACCAGGTAATAAAACTTACAGCAATACCCCTGATGGCAGTGCGATCGCTTTACTTGGGAGTCACGGTTGTGTGGAAATTGCTGTCAGCAAAGGTAACGCCCAATCACAATTGCAAATAAAACTTGGAGATGCCGTGCAAATCGTGCTGCATTAA